One Microplitis mediator isolate UGA2020A chromosome 3, iyMicMedi2.1, whole genome shotgun sequence DNA segment encodes these proteins:
- the LOC130664833 gene encoding uncharacterized protein LOC130664833 isoform X2, which translates to MKAHGPSSIWFTFTIFLFLGGVLSRSVSDDQQVTDSIQDDDSIRQDDSQVSGNLNSNSNSDSQTEIGKSTIGTGHDKDEGIRRFDANSDANPNSNADANRSDDSKHSVERKLDSEDSFDRGDSKEADERVKREPDSVDSLSKRENVDIDATIGNEKLKGIAGDEDQRVHQTPELIPVKVDQIHLDDAVESEVNYARKSISIDGEEDEEDKKDGRSERSEKEKIKLDEIPSPDVQHWKEQAILLQEQLKNKTYLSYLRESESDILPGVPKFTEGQLLDLLKKIAPKKLAPAENSYFDKADTSGLDKDQLEILRCAEGFVSENKRKNFADDMLECIQGLNILNCMRIFIWPIIVDNVPESITQRFPTFPLELTLSDWLPGDRETPKTIRATTGVPQKRLITPELVISNILKDALEGGNLKDYDKIPTYIDAQNDTLSKILSPGQMEILQMSEKFLPESARQDYSNQMYSCVTRFEYFSCIKFFAWPTIKQNFPALPEFPDYQNWYPASINVFPGYPLIPFPDSPSEDGSLPEVVDADEFKNRKPRPEALIVRILKNTLDQQPRQQLLSSAIRLQDDNIKYMTKEQLASIQMAEQLIPVEYRAEFVNNNIECMRQFNYLTCLRYVTWPTVRKFKPGLSDWFPTLPSFPALPSFPFSLPTLPGIPSWGVSETSTETASISSGSSGSGTGGESSGGSSSGGGNAGGVQVVNGGGSSTSGSGSGQGGPDEVVIIIKPQGGSGGSGGSGGSNWGQGSGSQGVSQGGNQGGNAGTGGSTSSGSGGSSGGTWWGGSYPGSSGSYPGSGTSGGGIWGGNQGGSGSTGSSGGGGSASGGQGSGGIGGPISGIWGGSQGGSGSTGSSGGGGSASGGQGSGGIGGPISGIWGGSQGGSGSTGSSGGGGSASGGQGSGGIGGPISGIWGGGQGGSGSAGGSGGGGSTSGGQGSGGSGGPISSIWGGGPISGIWGGGNHHGSGGSGGSGGSGGSGGSHGGSGGSHGGSWGTGGGNQGGQGGSGGTGGPSSAGGSGGSHGGSWGIGGGNQGSHVGSGSAGGSGGGGSASGGQGSGNQGGGVTIIVTKPGSGGSSGTTEPSPGSVAPGSHWESENHWQAGQIWGSGSNNQGSQGGGSGSQGWGGNQGPQGGGIGIGGSGNQGSGGSQGSQGGSSGNQGSGGNQGPQGGGIGIVGSGNQGWGGNQGSQGGSSGSQGSGGNQGLQGGGIGIGGSGSQGSGGSHGSQGGSSGSQGPGGNQGPQGGGIGIGGSGSQGSGGNQGSQGGSSGSQGSGGSQGLQGGGIGIGGSGSQGSGGSQGSQGGSSGSQGSGGNQGLQGGGIGIGGSGIQGSGGSHGSQGGSSGSQGPGGIQGPQGGGIGIGGSGSQGSGGSQGSQGGSSGSQGSGGSQGSQGGSSGNQGSGGNQGPQGGGIGIGGSGSQGSGGSQGSQGGSSGSQGSGGNQGSQGGGIGIGGSGSQGSGGSQEPSNGSGPSGSESSQGSSGGMDGGSSGNQGSGSSGSGSDQGPSSGGSIGTGGSAGADGGSSESGSDQGSTGGSGQGGSEGECTCCPTGNTDSLYNKGMEPKIIDILHTLRYSMITTPVHRPFIADRQLMSHTRLTNEQLTILELAESMVPFTTRRDLISRSLGCLQGGADFMVCTRNVVWPFLQLYIDSLPDFPANSDAFKSTSAINNYKFQFAPEKQRPFGRINNQPATTRRVSSTHGNYGLLRYPNIQIAARTPLHSGISAKSDDQPIISVTGARFVPLYSEYPEGVILNILNTLAKSSTPTESQESKSKVTEFPELITPLNKQQENILRVSESLLPEKARANFFEDMAMCMRTNDFIICSREIMWPLLIQYFPDMPSFPTFQRIVNSGASAAEYLQPIADNSAPISETNIKTDQTGDAMITITDTQFVPISESPEEVISKVLKAMETSNKNPSAFSSIAKSPAFISQFTKPQADVLVIAENLLPSTFRETFVVRMNDCMRSSSFLDCMREISWPTLGQFYPRLPNFPNFGTGVNLPAEKPQQSALLPPHVEPNYAEQVPARIEFLPLSQYQSNYFQPYGLNPFSPDYLGLQQQSSNYPSAITSTGQH; encoded by the exons ATGAAAGCACACGGTCCTTCGAGTATTTGGTTtacttttactatttttttattccttggTGGTGTTCTGTCGAGAAGTGTCAGCGATGATCAGCAAGTGACTGACAGCATTCAAGATGACGACTCAATTCGACAAGACGATTCGCAAGTAAGTGGGAACCTCAATTCGAATTCGAATTCGGATTCACAAACGGAAATCGGTAAGTCCACTATTGGTACGGGTCATGATAAAGACGAGGGAATTAGGAGATTCGACGCTAATTCCGACGCTAATCCTAATTCTAATGCCGACGCTAACAGGAGTGACGATAGTAAGCACTCGGTTGAACGTAAGTTAGATTCGGAGGATAGTTTTGATAGAGGGGATTCTAAAGAAGCCGATGAACGGGTCAAGCGCGAGCCAGATTCGGTAGATAGTCTTAGTAAGAGAGAGAATGTTGACATTGACGCAACGATTGgcaatgaaaaattgaaaggAATTGCGGGTGATGAAGATCAACGGGTTCACCAAACTCCGGAGTTGATTCCTGTCAAGGTGGACCAGATCCACTTGGACGATGCTGTAGAATCGGAAGTTAATTATGCGAGAAAATCAATTTCTATTGACGGGGAAGAAGACGAGGAAGATAAAAAAGACGGACGCAGTGAAAGGagtgagaaagaaaaaataaaacttgacgAAATTCCCTCGCCGGATGTACAGCATTGGAAAGAGCAAGCGATTCTTTTGCAGGAACAGTTGAAAAACAAGACTTACTTGTCGTATCTCAGGGAATCGGAATCGGACATTCTGCCCGGGGTCCCCAAGTTTACGGAAGGTCAGCTGTTGGATTTGCTGAAGAAAATCGCGCCGAAAAAGCTCGCGCCCGCGGAAAATTCTTATTTTGACAAAGCGGACACATCGGGACTAGATAAAGATCAGCTGGAGATATTGAGATGCGCAGAAGGCTTCGTTTCGGAGAACAAACGTAAGAACTTCGCTGATGATATGCTTGAGTGTATCCAGGGTCTGAATATTCTTAATTGCATGAGGATTTTCATTTGGCCGATTATTGTCGACAACGTACCTGAATCAATTACCCAGAGGTTCCCGACGTTCCCTTTGGAACTGACTCTGTCGGACTGGTTGCCAGGTGATCGCGAGACGCCAAAAACAATTCGGGCTACGACGGGTGTTCCTCAGAAACGGCTGATAACTCCGGAATTGGTAATCTCTAATATCCTCAAGGATGCGCTAGAAGGCGGCAATTTGAAGGACTACGACAAAATCCCGACTTATATTGACGCACAAAATGACACCCTGTCGAAAATATTGAGCCCTGGTCAGATGGAGATCCTGCAGATGTCGGAGAAGTTCTTGCCCGAATCTGCTAGGCAGGACTACTCGAACCAAATGTACTCGTGTGTTACGAGGTTCGAGTACTTCAGCTGCATAAAGTTTTTCGCATGGCCTACCATCAAGCAAAACTTCCCGGCTCTGCCCGAATTCCCTGACTACCAGAACTGGTACCCGGCGAGCATCAACGTCTTCCCAGGCTACCCATTGATTCCTTTCCCGGATTCTCCGTCAGAAGATGGCAGTTTGCCAGAAGTCGTGGATGCTGATGAATTCAAAAACCGAAAACCCCGCCCTGAAGCACTGATAGTTCGTATACTCAAAAATACGTTAGATCAGCAACCGAGACAACAACTACTGTCGTCAGCAATACGTCTGCAGGATGACAATATCAAGTATATGACAAAGGAACAGCTGGCTTCGATACAGATGGCCGAACAACTTATTCCCGTTGAATATCGAGCGGAATTCGTtaacaataatattgaatGTATGAGACAATTTAACTATTTGACATGTCTTCGGTATGTAACTTGGCCGACTGTTAGAAAATTCAAACCAGGTTTGTCGGATTGGTTCCCTACATTACCTTCATTCCCTGCATTGCCAAGTTTTCCATTCTCTCTGCCGACTTTGCCGGGCATACCAAGTTGGGGAGTCAGTGAGACATCGACTGAAACTGCAAGTATTTCGAGTGGTTCGTCAGGAAGTGGAACCGGGGGAGAAAGCAGTGGAGGCAGCAGTTCTGGTGGAGGAAATG CTGGAGGAGTCCAAGTTGTCAATGGTGGCGGAAGCTCGACATCTGGTAGTGGATCTGGTCAGGGTGGCCCTGACGAAGTTGTTATCATCATTAAGCCACAGGGAGGTTCAGGAGGTTCAGGAGGTTCGGGTGGCAGCAATTGGGGACAGGGAAGTGGAAGCCAGGGAGTAAGCCAAGGAGGAAACCAAGGAGGAAATG cCGGCACGGGAGGATCTACTAGTTCAGGTTCCGGAGGATCGAGTGGGGGTACCTGGTGGGGAGGAAGTTATCCAGGCTCATCAGGAAGTTATCCAGGAagtg GTACTTCCGGAGGCGGTATCTGGGGAGGAAATCAAGGAGGATCtg GTAGCACAGGTAGTTCTGGAGGAGGTGGTTCAGCTTCAGGTGGGCAAGGCTCTGGCGGTATCGGAGGACCTATTAGCGGCATCTGGGGTGGAAGTCAAGGAGGatccg GTAGCACAGGTAGTTCTGGAGGAGGTGGTTCAGCTTCAGGTGGGCAAGGCTCCGGCGGTATCGGAGGTCCTATTAGTGGCATCTGGGGAGGAAGTCAAGGAGGATCCg GTAGCACAGGTAGTTCTGGAGGAGGTGGTTCAGCTTCAGGTGGGCAAGGCTCCGGCGGTATCGGAGGTCCTATTAGCGGCATCTGGGGTGGAGGTCAAGGAGGatccg gtAGCGCAGGTGGTTCTGGCGGGGGTGGTTCAACTTCAGGCGGACAAGGCTCTGGTGGTTCTGGAGGACCTATAAGCAGCATTTGGGGAG GTGGACCTATCAGTGGCATTTGGGGAGGCGGAAATCATCACGGAAGtg GCGGTAGTGGAGGCTCTGGCGGCTCAGGTGGTTCCGGAGGATCGCATGGTGGTTCCGGAGGATCACATGGAGGATCCTGGGGAACCGGGGGAGGTAATCAGGGCGGCCAAGGAGGAAGTG GTGGCACTGGAGGGCCTAGCAGCGCAGGTGGTTCCGGTGGATCGCATGGTGGATCCTGGGGTATCGGAGGTGGTAATCAGGGAAGCCATGTTGGAAGCg GTAGTGCAGGTGGTTCTGGAGGAGGTGGTTCAGCGTCAGGCGGGCAAGGCTCTGGCAATCAAGGTGGTGGTGTAACAATCATTGTTACTAAACCAGGCTCAGGAGGGAGTTCTGGAACAACTGAACCAAGCCCTGGTTCCGTTGCACCTGGCAGCCATTGGGAATCTGAAAATCATTGGCAAGCTGGGCAAATTTGGGGATCTGGTAGCAATAATCAAGGCTCTCAAGGTGGAGGCTCAGGAAGTCAAGGATGGGGAGGCAATCAAGGACCTCAGGGTGGAGGAATAGGAATTGGTGGCTCAGGAAATCAAGGATCTGGAGGTAGTCAAGGCTCTCAGGGTGGAAGCTCGGGAAATCAAGGATCTGGAGGCAATCAAGGACCTCAGGGTGGAGGAATAGGAATTGTTGGCTCAGGAAATCAAGGATGGGGAGGCAACCAAGGCAGTCAGGGTGGTAGCTCGGGAAGTCAAGGATCTGGAGGCAATCAAGGACTTCAGGGCGGAGGAATAGGAATTGGTGGTTCAGGAAGTCAAGGATCTGGAGGTAGTCACGGCTCTCAGGGTGGAAGCTCGGGAAGTCAAGGACCTGGAGGCAATCAAGGGCCTCAGGGCGGAGGAATAGGAATTGGTGGTTCAGGAAGTCAAGGATCTGGAGGTAATCAAGGCTCTCAGGGTGGAAGCTCGGGAAGTCAAGGATCTGGAGGCAGTCAAGGACTTCAGGGCGGAGGAATAGGAATTGGTGGTTCAGGAAGTCAAGGATCTGGAGGTAGTCAAGGCTCTCAGGGTGGAAGCTCGGGAAGTCAAGGATCTGGAGGCAATCAAGGACTTCAGGGCGGAGGAATAGGAATTGGTGGTTCAGGAATTCAAGGATCTGGAGGTAGTCACGGCTCTCAGGGTGGAAGCTCGGGAAGTCAAGGACCTGGAGGCATTCAAGGACCTCAGGGCGGAGGAATAGGAATTGGTGGTTCAGGAAGTCAAGGATCTGGAGGTAGTCAAGGCTCTCAGGGTGGAAGCTCGGGAAGTCAAGGATCTGGAGGTAGTCAAGGCTCTCAGGGTGGAAGCTCGGGAAATCAAGGATCTGGAGGCAATCAAGGACCTCAGGGTGGAGGAATAGGAATTGGTGGTTCAGGAAGTCAAGGATCTGGAGGTAGTCAAGGCTCTCAGGGTGGAAGCTCGGGAAGTCAAGGATCTGGGGGCAACCAAGGCTCTCAGGGCGGAGGAATAGGAATTGGTGGTTCAGGAAGTCAAGGATCTGGAGGTAGTCAAGAACCCAGTAATGGTTCAGGACCAAGTGGTTCCGAAAGTAGTCAAGGATCAAGCGGAGGTATGGACGGTGGTAGTTCTGGAAATCAAGGATCTGGATCAAGTGGCTCCGGCAGCGATCAAGGACCATCGAGTGGTGGTAGCATCGGTACTGGTGGTTCGGCAGGAGCTG ATGGGGGAAGTAGTGAAAGTGGTTCTGATCAAGGCTCTACCGGAGGAAGCGGGCAGGGTGGCTCTGAAGGCGAATGCACATGTTGCCCAACTGGAAacacagattctctgtataacAAAGGAATGGAACCAAAAATCATTGACATACTCCACACTCTACGTTACTCAATGATCACTACTCCAGTCCACCGTCCATTCATCGCCGATCGGCAGCTAATGTCTCACACACGTCTCACCAACGAACAACTGACCATTTTAGAACTCGCCGAAAGTATGGTTCCATTCACAACACGCCGTGATTTGATTTCCCGATCGCTAGGTTGCCTTCAAGGTGGGGCAGATTTCATGGTCTGTACCAGAAATGTAGTCTGGCctttcctacaactttacaTCGACAGCCTTCCGGACTTTCCCGCGAACAGCGATGCGTTTAAATCCACCAGTGCCatcaataattacaaatttcaaTTCGCGCCAGAGAAACAACGACCATTCGGACGGATAAATAACCAACCGGCTACCACTCGTCGTGTCTCTTCTACCCACGGCAATTACGGATTACTAAGATACCCTAATATACAAATAGCCGCCCGAACGCCTTTACATTCAGGTATTTCGGCTAAATCCGATGACCAACCAATCATTTCAGTAACTGGTGCAAGATTCGTACCACTTTATTCAGAATATCCTGAAGGGGTAATTTTGAATATCCTCAACACGTTAGCGAAATCCTCAACGCCTACAGAATCTCAAGAATCCAAGAGCAAAGTAACCGAATTTCCCGAATTGATAACTCCACTAAACAAACAGCAAGAAAACATTTTAAGAGTAAGCGAAAGCTTGCTTCCGGAAAAAGCTCGTGCCAACTTCTTCGAAGACATGGCGATGTGTATGCGTACAAACGATTTCATCATCTGTTCTCGGGAAATAATGTGGCCGCTTTTGATTCAATACTTCCCAGACATGCCAAGTTTTCCTACATTCCAACGAATCGTCAATTCCGGGGCCTCGGCTGCAGAATATCTCCAACCGATAGCAGACAACTCGGCGCCCATTTCAGAAACTAACATAAAAACTGATCAGACTGGTGACGCGATGATCACAATCACGGACACCCAATTCGTCCCAATAAGCGAAAGTCCAGAAGAAGTCATTTCAAAAGTTTTGAAAGCCATGGAAAcatcaaataaaaatcctTCAGCATTTTCGTCTATTGCCAAATCACCAGCATTCATTTCGCAGTTTACGAAACCTCAAGCTGATGTTCTTGTGATAGCAGAAAATTTACTGCCATCGACATTCCGTGAGACATTTGTTGTCCGGATGAACGATTGCATGCGTAGCAGCAGTTTTCTGGACTGTATGAGAGAAATCTCTTGGCCTACGTTGGGTCAATTTTATCCAAGGCTACCAAATTTCCCAAATTTCGGGACTGGAGTCAATTTGCCGGCAGAGAAACCCCAGCAGTCGGCTCTACTTCCACCGCACGTGGAACCAAATTACGCTGAACAAGTTCCAGCACGGATTGAATTCCTACCACTGTCTCAGTATCAGTCCAATTACTTCCAACCCTATGGATTAAATCCATTCAGCCCAGACTATTTGGGCTTGCAGCAGCAAAGCAGCAATTATCCATCAGCCATAACTTCGACC GGTCAACATTAA